In a genomic window of Choristoneura fumiferana chromosome 19, NRCan_CFum_1, whole genome shotgun sequence:
- the LOC141438598 gene encoding uncharacterized protein — translation MTGHGSFGHYLHKIGREPNPGCHECGDPDDTAQHTLEVCSRWAVERQTLIRIVRVANLSLPSIVKAMLHSERSWNAVASFCNTIMLQKEAAERDREEAADAHPLRRKRRGRRQAQFIAANRLILQ, via the coding sequence ATGACTGGGCATGGTAGTTTCGGCCATTATTTGCACAAGATAGGGCGAGAACCTAACCCAGGTTGCCATGAGTGCGGCGATCCGGACGATACGGCCCAACACACCTTGGAGGTGTGCAGTCGATGGGCTGTGGAGCGCCAAACACTCATAAGAATCGTGAGGGTAGCCAATCTCTCGCTGCCTAGCATCGTCAAAGCCATGCTTCACAGCGAGAGATCATGGAATGCAGTGGCCTCCTTCTGTAACACTATTATGTTACAAAAGGAGGCCGCGGAGCGTGATCGCGAAGAAGCTGCAGACGCGCATCCGCTCCGGCGTAAACGTAGGGGGAGACGGCAAGCGCAGTTTATTGCTGCAAACCGCCTGATCCTCCAGTAG